The region GTTAATTTTACTGCCATCTTCCAGCTCCCAAGTGAGCTTGGCATTGTTCAAAACTTTATGTGCACTACTGTGGTCACGGTAACCATTGGTATCAAAATAGGATGAACTGATGACATAGCTTGGCTCAGAGGCATGATCCGAACCCCCTTGCAGCACCAGATGGGTTTGGCCTTTATTTTGACTGCCACCCGAATATCCTAAGGTCAGTGAATCGGGGCCTTGCCCTTCCCGGCTTTGAGTTAAAATTGTGCCACCTGACGAGTTACCATAAAGTGAGGAAAATGGGCCGCTCAGTACCTCAATATGATCGAGGCTATTTAAGTCAATATTGGAAGTTTGCCCTTGCCCATCCGGCATGGTTGCAGGAATACCATCGACATATAAACGCACACCACGCACACCAAAAGTCGAGCGTGCACCGAAGCCTCGCATGGAAATCTGCAGGTCTTGTGCATAATTTTCCCGGTTATTCAGTTGTAAGCCTGGCACACCTTTTAAGGTTTCAGAGAGATTTACATTCAGGCTATTTTGCTGATTCTGGCTCAGGTAATAAGCTGAAGCTGGGGTGTTCAGTAATGCACGGTCGGTACGGGTTGCCTCAACTACGATAGGTGCCAGTCGCTGTACCTCCATCCCCGGTTCCTCCGCATGGATATCTTGACTAATACAGACTATTAGACAGGACAACGTTGATTTTATTGGTAACTGTTTTATATGAAGGCACATAGATCATATTCCTGATGTCTGGCATCTATTCATGCCATAGAAGCCAAAATATTTTTTTAAAGTGTTTTATGCTGAATCTTGAATTGTCAGTATGATCTGTGAGGTCAAAATATTGACTCTATAAAAATGCGTGTTCAACTGAACCTGACATAAGATCATTAATACTTATTAGCGCTTTATTCTTATCACAGCTGGTATTTTGCATAAAAAAGCCTGATGGATCAGGATTTTTTACACTAAGTATAAAACTTAATTATTTATTGTCTGCTAATACACAGGTAACTACAGACTCGTCCATTTTGGTACCAAATGAACCATGACCACTTGCCATGATAATAACGTATTGTTTACCGTTGATTTGATAAGTCATTAGAGTAGATTGACCACCTGCTGGCAGATGACCTATCCCACAACTCATCACCCTTGTTCAGTTGGAATATAAAAAACTATTTAACCCAGACAATCAAAAATTTCATTAAAGCGTTGAATCTGAAATTTGGGTTCAGCTTGAGTAAACTCTTCTGGTGAACCATAGCCATAGGTGACTGCGATAGTTTCTATCCCATTACGTCTAGCACCAAAAATATCATGCTCGCGATCTCCAACCATAATACAGGCAGCTGGATCTAACTGCTCTTGCTGCAGAATATATTCGATCAGGTCGCCTTTGTTGGTACGATCACCATTTAGCTCACTACCATAAATGCCTTCAAAATATTGATCCAGCTTAAAGTGTTCAAGAATCTGTCGTGCATAAACGGTGGGTTTAGCAGTCGCAAGAAATAGTCGGTATCCACGGCGTTTGAGTTCAGCTAAAGTTTCAGCCACCTCAGGAAAGACTTTATTTTCATATAGGCCAGTGACGGCAAAACGTTCACGGTAGGCTTCTAGTGCCTGTTCGGCCAGCACATGATTGCTTGCAACATTCAGGATTTTAGCGAGTGAGGCTTTAAGCGGTGGTCCAATGATCCAGTCAATATTGGTATCAGGACTAATAGGATGACCAATTTTTTCCAAGCCATAACGTGCCGACATGGTAATTCCTACTTTAGGATCAGTTAACGTTCCATCCAGATCAATCAAGATATTCTGAATCACCACAGTCCTCCGGCTACTTC is a window of Acinetobacter sp. ASP199 DNA encoding:
- a CDS encoding HAD-IA family hydrolase — protein: MIQNILIDLDGTLTDPKVGITMSARYGLEKIGHPISPDTNIDWIIGPPLKASLAKILNVASNHVLAEQALEAYRERFAVTGLYENKVFPEVAETLAELKRRGYRLFLATAKPTVYARQILEHFKLDQYFEGIYGSELNGDRTNKGDLIEYILQQEQLDPAACIMVGDREHDIFGARRNGIETIAVTYGYGSPEEFTQAEPKFQIQRFNEIFDCLG